In Bacteroidota bacterium, one DNA window encodes the following:
- a CDS encoding ATP-binding cassette domain-containing protein: MSVVSVRSVSKRYGRSIAVDSVSFEIPSGCIFGLLGPNGAGKTSTIRMLNLITLPDSGEIELFGEAQRLEHQNRIGYMPEERGLYRKLPVREQLEYLGALRGLSKATLRTSIDYWLERFEIQGWAKKKTGELSKGMQQKLQFITTLLHDPDLYILDEPLSGLDPINAEIINEIILELRSKGKTIILSTHRMEQVEQLCDEIALMNLGRIVVRGGLREVKQRSNKRMVRLIFAGPDGFVIPLETKGVRVVERHPNELLLQLLEGTSGRDVLSYLTTVTEVVTWQTIETPLKEIFLEAVTGSTVIPQI; this comes from the coding sequence ATGAGTGTAGTTTCCGTACGATCTGTCAGCAAGCGGTATGGGCGTTCCATTGCTGTAGACTCCGTTTCCTTCGAAATACCGTCCGGATGTATTTTTGGCCTCCTCGGACCGAATGGTGCCGGCAAGACATCGACGATTCGGATGCTGAATCTCATCACATTACCCGATAGCGGCGAGATCGAGCTTTTCGGAGAAGCTCAACGCCTTGAGCACCAAAACCGTATCGGCTATATGCCGGAAGAACGCGGATTATACAGGAAGCTGCCTGTCCGTGAACAGTTAGAGTATCTCGGCGCCCTTCGTGGCCTTTCTAAGGCAACCTTACGAACAAGTATCGATTATTGGCTTGAACGGTTCGAAATTCAAGGTTGGGCCAAAAAGAAGACCGGAGAACTGTCCAAGGGTATGCAACAAAAGCTACAGTTTATCACCACTCTGTTGCACGATCCGGACCTCTATATTCTCGACGAGCCGCTTTCGGGCTTGGACCCCATTAATGCAGAGATCATCAATGAGATTATCCTCGAGCTGCGATCGAAGGGCAAAACGATCATTCTTTCGACCCATCGAATGGAGCAGGTTGAACAACTATGCGATGAAATTGCACTAATGAACCTCGGACGGATCGTTGTCCGCGGTGGCTTGCGGGAGGTTAAACAGCGTTCGAATAAGCGTATGGTTCGGCTGATTTTTGCCGGCCCCGATGGTTTTGTCATTCCCCTCGAAACAAAAGGAGTCCGAGTGGTTGAACGGCATCCGAACGAATTACTTCTGCAGCTTCTCGAAGGTACGTCTGGACGCGATGTCCTCTCATATCTGACCACTGTGACAGAAGTCGTTACATGGCAAACGATCGAAACGCCACTGAAGGAGATTTTCCTCGAGGCAGTCACCGGCTCCACCGTCATT